From the genome of Sulfurimonas paralvinellae:
AACTCATCTTCCGCTGCTGCAAGATATTTCAGAGCATCCTCTTTTTTGCCGTTTTTAGAGAGCAGAGCAGATGTGTTGATAAGATCTGTCGCTTTTAAGAGTGGCAGAGGAATGACAGTTGTTGTTGTGTCAAATGTGTTGAGTGCAATTTGCAAAATATTTTTGGCTTTTTCAAGCTTATTCTCATGAATATATTTTGCTGCAAGTTTCAAGGCATCCGGATATGTTACAAGCGGAAGACTTACAACAGAGACATCGATCTCACTTTGCAGTGAATTTAAAAGCGCGCGGGCTGTTTGAACTTTGTTATGTTCAAGCAGATCTTTTACTGTATCTACAGATTTTTTGACATCGTCTTTTGTCCCGACAAACTCCACTATACTTACCTGTGAATCAATAGGCAATAATTTTGGTGAATTTTTGGCACTTAAAATAACTTCAAGTTTGCCTAAGGCTTTTTCTATATTAGCAGTTGCTGCTTTGGCATCTTTTTTATTGAGTGCAACGAGTGCGTCACTTGTAAATTGTAGTGAGCTTATAGCCTCTTGGACAAGTTTTTTCTGTGATGCAAGTGCATCTTGTGTACCTTTTGCGATGGCAGCATGGTTTACCTCTGTCACACTTTTTATTTTGCTGTTAGCGATAACTGATGTTGAAAGCAGCAATGAAGCTACAATAGTTGAAATGATAGTCTTTTTCATCTCTTTCTCCTAGTTTTTGATTTATTTGTAAACTGGAGAAATTATAGATCTGTTTGTTTAATAGCAATGTTACT
Proteins encoded in this window:
- a CDS encoding YfdX family protein, whose product is MKKTIISTIVASLLLSTSVIANSKIKSVTEVNHAAIAKGTQDALASQKKLVQEAISSLQFTSDALVALNKKDAKAATANIEKALGKLEVILSAKNSPKLLPIDSQVSIVEFVGTKDDVKKSVDTVKDLLEHNKVQTARALLNSLQSEIDVSVVSLPLVTYPDALKLAAKYIHENKLEKAKNILQIALNTFDTTTTVIPLPLLKATDLINTSALLSKNGKKEDALKYLAAAEDELDVAEALGYVSHSSNTYKSLHKAIKNVRKEIKGKNKAEKLFDELKKELKDFKNKIFSEKSK